The nucleotide sequence tgtgacatgacttgccgcaaaacaacaaatttcacaacatgcaagtcagtgataataaacctgattctgattcattgagTGTCTGAGACCTTTGGGCTCCTGGacagtgactgtgtgggtgaaCAGAGCCTTGGCGAGCTGGGGTCTCGCCGGGGGAAGGTTGGCAGCAGGGCTCCCAGACAACaggtcagatcagatcagatctttattagtcacatgtacatcgaaacacacagtgaaatacatcttttgtgtagagtgttctgggggcagcccgcaagtgttgccacgcttctggcgctgacatagcacgcccacaacttcctaacccgtacgtctctggaatgttggtggaaaccggagcacccggaggaaacccacgcagacacagggagaacgtgcaaactccttacagacagcggctggaattgaacccgggtcgctggcgctgtacagACCACATCTTGATAAACTTGGGAGGCCAGCCCTCCTAACAAGAGTCCTTGTTCACGATGCAAGGACAGGTGGGAAGTAAAGTAAAGTGACCTGTTTGCGTTTTATCTGCAGGATGGTACTGGGGCTCACTCACCGCCAATGAGGCGAAGCAGCAGCTGAACAAGATGCCGGAGGGAACCTTCCTCATCCGGGACAGCTCTCACCCCAGCTACCTGCTGACCCTGTCGGTGAAGACCAGCCGTGGTCCCACCAACGTCCGCATAGAGTACAGCAATGGCAAGTTCTGCTTGGACTCTTACTACCTGGCCAAACCCAGGATCCTGGCCTTCAGGGAGGTCCTCAGCCTCATCCAGCATTACGTCACCTCTTGCATTGTGGACCGATACGACAAGGCAGTGGATACAACGGCCCTTCCGCCCAAGGACACTGCCATCCACCTGAAACTCATCAAGCCCCTTCACAGGAAggattccttcccctccctccagcaCTTGTGCAGATTGACTATTAACAAGGCCACACGACAAGTGGACAAACTCCCATTACCAAAACCTGTCCAGAGGTACTTGGAAGAGTACCCATTCCTCCTCTGAGgtttttgggatgaaggggtgttGGGGACATTGGTGCAACATTGGTGCTTCTTTTTATTCTTGGCTGAGAGGCGGTCACTTCATGGGTGCTTTAATAACTTTGACATGGAGCAGATTAATGCCACATATTGTACTGAGTTGTTCCACTGGACAATTGAATAGACTTATTGCCTTGGTGGACTAGACCCGCGGATTTGTTCAATAACTAAAATGTGAACCAATGCATATTCAGAATATGTGGATCAAGTGATGTAATTAATGTGGAACAGAATACAGATCTGcaaaaaattaaacacaactcTACAGCCTTTATATTAAAAGGAATgcactttgaacatttttaaggttAGTGTATTTAAGAAAAAATGACCAAAAGCAAATGCAATATTTTCTAATAAAGTATTATTAAATCACTTTGAAATTGTATTGAGAGGTCTATTCACTGTGAAGGCAATTATTTCTTACTGTACTGGAGGCTCTATTGTAAAGAAATAGGATCACTTAAGAGGGTCTCATTGTTTGACGGTCTACGACGGGAAATAAGGTCTCACAAATCCTTTGGGGCTGTTCTCTTCATGGGGCACTGAGGAGTTAATACAGTGttcaaaatcacaaagagttTGGTGGAATAGATAAACCAGTTTCAATGAGAGTAGAGcactaggaccagaggacacatgTTCCTGGTTAATGGCAAAAGGAGGAGAGATGGGATCAGGAGAATTGTTTTAATGCACCGAGTTGCTGTGATCTCAAATGTGCTGCTCGAAAGGGTagcagaagcagattcaataataacgtCCAAAGAGAATTGCATAAAGGGCTGCGGGGGGAGAGCAGACCTGAGAGATGAATTGCATAGCTTTTTAAAGGGCTAGTATTgtcaggatgggccaaatggtcttccaTAATACCCAATTCTATTTGAGGATTTCACGTGATAAGTAATTAATGGTCTAAAATGGGTAATATCAATTAGACGGCTGTGTTCTGTCAGcggagatcagctggttgaatacTGACTGCTTTAAAGGAAATTCAGAAGCAGAGGAAACAAACTCCTCCCAGTAAAAGTAGACTAATTTCTCCCAGACAGATGCAATGAGTGCAGAATAATTACATATAGTGTATGTGTATAGAGTCAATCTCAGTCACTTACTGTGATATGGCTGCAACTTGATTGACAGAGGAATTATCCAATCACCTCCATCCTGGCTGATGCACGTTCATTAGTGGTCAAAGTGACCCTCACTAACTTCATAGGTTAGGAGTACACAATGCGGTGATCCACGATACCAGAACTCAGTAAAGGGTGGTAGAGTGGGTCCATCAACATTTCTACCCCTAGCCTGAGAAATTATGACCAGACTTTCTCTGACCTTCCTCCCTGCAGCAATGTCGTCTTTGGGGAAAAGCAAGTCCACGCCTGGAAACATCACCTGGCAAATTCTCCTCTGGCCATTAAAACCAGACCAGTGGATCAGAAAATACAAAAGGTTAACGTCTCATTCACTTTGCTTCCTTACACTCACCCAGCCAAGAAGTCTCTTTAGAACAACTGGCCTCTTCCTGTCCTGCGTACCTCTACGAATCTACTAGTAAACCTGAAAGGGACTCTGAAGGAGATGGTCAAGTTAAGGCTCAGCTTCCAGCTGAAGTCAATGCAAGGAGTCTGCACGTACTTCTCTGAGCAACcacgatctcactgaatggtggagaaatCTTGAGGGGTCTTGATCTACTCTGAGGCAGATGCTTGGCTACTCCATCACTTGACTGGACACCTCGGGTTTATTTCTGGTCACTTTTGCTTAATGGTTCTTATACCCAAATCTTTAGGCTTTGGTTTGACACGTactttgggtaagtacatggaggagtggagcttagagggatatgggctgattGCAAGAAATggggattagctgggtgggcactgtggtcagcatagactcgtcgggccgaagggtctgtatctgtgctatgactatgactctaaacctTTCTCCATTCTTGACCCTCACCTTTAATTGACTTTGTCCCTTTAAATTTCATGTAGGAATATAGACATACAGCAAAGACCTGAAGTAACAATGATGTCCCTTTGAAAGAACTCTTCAATTAatcttgctctttccccatttcCTTTTGAAACAGAAATTCAATTTGCTTATGAcattaaaagctgaaaatacaGGAGAAttctagcaggtcaggcagcatccgtggagagggaaacagagttaagagTGTTTGCTGAGGGGTCCCAGCATTTCctgatcttatttcagatttacagcatctgtggcCAGTAGTAaggtctgcttccaccacttccataCAACTATAgacccatagaacaatacagcacaatacaggcccttcagcccaccatgttgtgccgtccctcaaaccacacctaagactatctaaccccttcctcccacatatccctcaaacttaaattcctccatatgcttatctaacaatctcttgaacttgtccaatgtatcagcctccaccaccgccccaggcagagcattccatgccccaaccactctctgggtgaaaaacctccctctgacatctcccttgaactttccacccattaccttaaagccatgccctcttgttttgagcattggtgccctgggaaggaggcactggttgtccactctatctattcctcttaatatcttggatatcaggtctcccctcatctctccaatgagtaaagccctagctcctttagtctctcctcataatccatactctccaatccaggcagcatcctggtaaatctcctctgcaccctctccaacgcctccacattcttcctataatgaggcgaccagaactggacacggtactctaagtgtggtctaaccagagttttgtaaagctgcatcattacttcgtggctcttaaattcgatcccatgacttatgaaagctaacatcccataagctttcgtaactaccctatctatctgtgaggcgactttcagtgatctgtggatatgaacccccagatccctctgctcctctacactgcccagaatcctgccattcaccttgtactccgccttggagtttgtccttccaaagtgtaccacctcacacttctccggattgaactctatctgccacttgtcagcccagctctgcatcctatcaatatccctctgtaagcttcgatagccctccacactatccacaacaccgccgatctttgtgtcatctgcaaacttgctaacccacccttccaccccctcatctaagtcattaataaatatcacaaaaagtagagggccCAGAACCGATCCtagtgggacaccactagtcacagccctccaatccgaatgtactccctccaccacaaccctctgctttctacaggcaagccaattctgaatccacacggccaagcctccttggatcgcttggcctctgaccttctgaagaagcctaccatgcggaaccttatcaaacaccttactaaaatccatgtagaccacatctactgcactaccctcattaatcttcctggtcacctcctcaaagaaccctatcagacttgtgaggcaagatcttcccttcacaaagccatgctggctgtccctaatcagtccatgattctctaagtgctcatagatcctatctcttagaatcctttctaacttCCTTACAGTTGATACcaaaacaaattccatttcaTCAGATGCAAGAAAAGTTTGGCTTTGAATGCCGGCTGTGGGAATATCAGCTGCCAGTTTTACattgctgaagtcaatggactTCACCGGCAGGAAGAGGACCTAAGCAGCATCTCATCAATGCCCCGTTCCATTTTATTGGCTACAGGCAATCTTCCCCCTCTTGAGCCTGGCTCTAGTGCTGAGGTTTGCCACACATGCTGACAGCCAGTAGCATTCCCTCAGAATGAAGCAGCACCTAATCACTAAATGGATAAACCATCCCCTCCTGAACTTTTTTCCAATTATCGTTTTCCTCTTAgtgttatcatagaatcatagaacagtacagcacaatatggggaatattctgtcaggccccagggacttatctgtcctaatattttctaacagctccaacacatcctctctcttgatatcaacatgctctagaatattaacctcaccaacactgtcctcggcgtcatcaaggcccctctccttggtgaatactgaagagaagtattcattgaggacctcaccaaCTTCCATAAcatccaggcacaccttcccacctttgtcgCTAATCGGTCtgacctttactctcgtcatccttctgctcttcacataagtgaaaaatgccttggggttttccttaaccctactcgccaaggcattttcatgtccccttcttgctctcctcagccccttcttaagttccttccttgctaccctatattcctcaagagctccatctgatccttgctgccttcaCCTTATGTTCAACCTCTtgcaatggaaacattttctccttaTTATTTCCATGAAAATCTCGGACAATTTTAATATCCCCCATCAACccatccttctttgctccaacaaaaacaatcccagcttctccagttcctCCATGCAACTGAAGTCCCTCAGAAAATGGCCGGCAGCTTATTTCAGTCAACCGCCAGGGGTGAAATGAGGTGGATGGGGACTGTCCAAGCGGACTTGAGGTCGGACCTCCTGTTATGCCAGTGTGAGCACGTTCACACACACGGACTGCAGTCATGGCTACTCGTGGAGTTCCCTTGCAAGGCCTTAACATGCCTTTTACCATTTACAACTACCCAGTATTCACAGAACAGAAGTAGATCGTTTGGTCGAACAACTGTTGGCGTTTGTGCTCCAAACAAACCTCCTCTCACTATTCATCTAACTCCATTAACACACCTATTCTTTTCTCCTTCATGGAGTCATCCACCATGGAAACAGCGCCTCCAGCTCACTGAGTCCGcagtgaccatcaagcacccattcgcactgaccctacactaatcccattttttttattattctccctatattcccatcgACTGACCAAGatcctaccactcaactacacactaagggtaatttacagtgccgGATTAATCTGCCAACTctcacatcattgggatgtgggaggaaaccggagcatttaGTTTccttgcggtcacagggagaaagtgcaaactccacacagacagcaccggaggccgggattgaactggggtcgctggGGCAGCGGCCCTAGTAGCTTTGTCATTGTTTCGCTCCTtcaggtgtttaagaagcttccCTTTAGTTGGGTACAAGCCATTCTACCCGACCCCTCATGGTTTCCAGTTCCCATCGTAGTCTGGGGAAAGCAGGAAATCGCAGGGTCTTCCACAGAAGGGCGGGAGGTGCCTGGTGGGGTGGATGTGTGGGTAGTTTATGAGTTGGACAACTCCTTCTGCCTTCTGTGCAAGGCTTCTGTTGCTCTTGATGATGGGCCTCAAAGTTCCCAATACCTCCCCGAGGATATCTTCTTCACTTGGAAGGCTGATGGGCAGAAATTCCCACCATTTAGTGGCGATGCTGTTTACCTCCAAGAAGCCCTTGCAAATAATCGAGTcccagaatcagaagcaggtttattatcaccgtcttatgacatgaaatttgttgttttgtggcagcagtacagtgcaaagacataaaactactaggaattacaaaataaataaatagtgtaaaaaaaaggaataacaaggtagtgttcatgggttcatggaccattcagaaatctgatggcggaggggaagaagctgttcctgaattgttgagtgtgggtcttcaggctcctgtacctcctccccaatggtagtaacaagaagagggcatggcccggatggtgagggctcttagtgatggatgccaccttcttaaggcaccacgtcttgaagacgtcctcgatggtggggaaggttgtgcccatctGTTAATCTCCTCTTCTGACAAAGCTCAGAATAGTGTCTGTTCCGGGAGCATGTAAGCAATGTGGTCTGCCCAACGCCTTCGAGTCAGTACACTCAGTGTACATGAACTGCTTCCACCGGCTGGGAGATTGGAAACCAGATCTCTCAAATTTAGTATTGTCAAATAGGCTATTGAGGACGTGCGAAGATACACCAATCTGTTCTGTTGGTCTGTAAagatggaaacagattcaatggcAACTTTCAAAAAGGATATTTGTAGGGCTACAAGGTAAGAAATTGGATGGGGGATTATCAATAGCTTGGTCAGAGGTCTGTCACATGTTGAATGGTGTCCATTTGTGCTTTGAGTTTAATTAAGACCAGTAAGTATGTGGCAAACTTGACCCAAAATTAATACACAGCAATTAAAATTccgcaggagtcggtgttggaTTCACTACTTTTCAtgctatatgttaatgatctggatgacagaattgatggatttgtggccaagtttacagatgatacaaagatacgtggagggacaggtagtgttgaggaagcagggagtctgtagaaggacttggacaggttgggagaatgggcaaagaagtggcagatggaatacagcgtagggaatgcactttggtagaaggaataaaagcatagacttattttctaaatggggagtgagttcagaaatcagaggtgcagagggacttgggagtcctggtgcaggattccccaaaggttaacttgcaggttgagttgacagtaaggaaggcaaatgcaaatttaacattcatttcgagaagactAGACTATAAAAGGAAgtatgtaatgttgaggcttaataaggcactggtcagaccatatttggagcattgtgagtagctttgggcctcatatctaaggaaggatgtgctggcagcacagaacagtacagcacagaacaggacctttggcccagaatgttgtgccgacatagctattcccttctacctacagattgcccatatccctccattttcctctcattcatgtgcccatccaagcccctcttaaaagccctcaataaatttgcctccaccaccctatcaggcaacacattccaggcatccaccactctctgagtaaaaaatgtccccctgacgtctgttctgatcctaccccctctcaccttaaatgcatgccctctggtattggatcgctcaataatgggaaaaagatattgcttgtccaccctatccatgcccttcattgatagctctgggcctgtactcactggagtttagaaggatgagagggaatctcattgaaacctaccgaatattgaaaggcctggatagagaggacgcggagaggatgtttcctgtagtgggagagtctaggaccagagggcacagcctcagaatagaaggatgtcccttcagaacagagatgaggaggaatttcttcagccagagggtggtgaatctgtggacttcattgccacagatggctgtggaggccaagtcactgggtatagtaaagtggaggctgataggttcttgattagtaagggcatcaaaggttacgggaagaaggcaggagaatggggttgagagggaaaaataaatcagccatgattgaatggcagagcagactcagtgggctgaatggcctaattctgctccggtGTCTTAtggtcacttatactgaggtgcATTTCAAATTAGGAACAGTTACAGGTAGAAGAAATATAGAAGGTAATCCCAAATGTGTGAtggagaggggttgggggagtCTTACCTGGAGTCTAAACATCATTGGACTagtggtctgaatggcctgttttcaggttgtatgttctatgtcccaTGCTGGTCAACGGTTTACAACCCACATTGTTGGATTACCTATCAGTGTAAACATCCTCTCTGCCTGGAGTATGCTAACTTTGGCTAATCCTTGTGTTTACAGCAGCTGATCTTTGCTGGTTTAACTTCTAGCCTGGAAGCATGCAGATGGTACACCAGGTCCTGCCACAGGTGCTTTCAGTGAACTGGAAACAATGCACCACCAGCCAGAATTTGCTCATATCTAATTTCTCAGAAAATATTGACCACAGTTTCGATGTATTCACTCTGGTGGTGAACTCTGACCACATTCCAGCATGACCTAACAATATCACCTCAATTTATTGATTCAGATTTCGAATGAAACTTCAGGTTCCCTTAACAGCATGGCATTGTACGTTAAGTACTCTCTTTCTCGTGAGGCTAATGTTTGAAAGGAGCTGTCAGGTGAATCTACCTGATGCAGATGGTTGGAACAACCCAGCTAcctcagagtcaaagtcgagtttattgtcatgtgcacaattatatgtgtgcacaggtgcagtgaaaaacttacttgcagcagcatcacaggcacatagcatcagataaacagcattcacaagaattaaatataaattatgcacaatttttacaagaaaacacaattggaacaaaacaagttcatttcaatgcaaagtggtcattgtgttgctaaactgtagtgattagggttg is from Pristis pectinata isolate sPriPec2 chromosome 6, sPriPec2.1.pri, whole genome shotgun sequence and encodes:
- the LOC127571614 gene encoding cytokine-inducible SH2-containing protein-like isoform X3: MLRMRPLPAQQGAGNINPPRARSDIFMILEQQANQIPRNVSLMTFQEENASVAPGRVLSVEPAARRDPEDDMLCLTTTLRQLNLSGWYWGSLTANEAKQQLNKMPEGTFLIRDSSHPSYLLTLSVKTSRGPTNVRIEYSNGKFCLDSYYLAKPRILAFREVLSLIQHYVTSCIVDRYDKAVDTTALPPKDTAIHLKLIKPLHRKDSFPSLQHLCRLTINKATRQVDKLPLPKPVQRYLEEYPFLL
- the LOC127571614 gene encoding cytokine-inducible SH2-containing protein-like isoform X2 — protein: MLLCMRGPLPAQQGAGNINPPRARSDIFMILEQQANQIPRNVSLMTFQEENASVAPGRVLSVEPAARRDPEDDMLCLTTTLRQLNLSGWYWGSLTANEAKQQLNKMPEGTFLIRDSSHPSYLLTLSVKTSRGPTNVRIEYSNGKFCLDSYYLAKPRILAFREVLSLIQHYVTSCIVDRYDKAVDTTALPPKDTAIHLKLIKPLHRKDSFPSLQHLCRLTINKATRQVDKLPLPKPVQRYLEEYPFLL
- the LOC127571614 gene encoding cytokine-inducible SH2-containing protein-like isoform X4, which codes for MILEQQANQIPRNVSLMTFQEENASVAPGRVLSVEPAARRDPEDDMLCLTTTLRQLNLSGWYWGSLTANEAKQQLNKMPEGTFLIRDSSHPSYLLTLSVKTSRGPTNVRIEYSNGKFCLDSYYLAKPRILAFREVLSLIQHYVTSCIVDRYDKAVDTTALPPKDTAIHLKLIKPLHRKDSFPSLQHLCRLTINKATRQVDKLPLPKPVQRYLEEYPFLL
- the LOC127571614 gene encoding cytokine-inducible SH2-containing protein-like isoform X1; this encodes MMLCCWWYMGDCGCWESGATQDAGGTQWVRQHLWREMDSRRFGSRPFIWTGPLPAQQGAGNINPPRARSDIFMILEQQANQIPRNVSLMTFQEENASVAPGRVLSVEPAARRDPEDDMLCLTTTLRQLNLSGWYWGSLTANEAKQQLNKMPEGTFLIRDSSHPSYLLTLSVKTSRGPTNVRIEYSNGKFCLDSYYLAKPRILAFREVLSLIQHYVTSCIVDRYDKAVDTTALPPKDTAIHLKLIKPLHRKDSFPSLQHLCRLTINKATRQVDKLPLPKPVQRYLEEYPFLL